GGCAATAAATGTTACAAGCTCATTATAAGGCATCTTTAATGGTACAGCTCCTTTTTCATTCCTTGGCGACGCCAAGTGCCGTTTTATCGAAAATTATTGCGGTTTTATTTTGTTTTTCCCTCGTAACGTTCTAATATTGCCCGTCAAAATCGGAGGTGCTCTGCACTTATGTGATGAAAAATAGAATATTACTCTTATCGATCATAGCACTCTTTATTACCCTGAAGAGTTATTCCCAATCTATGATCCTCCTCGAAGGCACTTACCAGGGAAAAAATCTTTATGTGCAGAATCCATTCAATAGTAATGGCGTCGGTTTCTGTGTATATGAAGTAAGGGTGAATGATGTAGTGACCACTGATGAGATCGGGTCCTCTGCATTTGAAGTTGATCTTCGTAATTATAATCTCAAGATCGGTGATCCTGTAACGATCAAGATTTTTCACAAAGACGATTGCAAACCCAAAGTTCTCAATCCCGAAGTTCTTAAACCTAAATCCACTTTTGTTACTACAAGTATTACCATTGATTGCACAGAAGAAATGCTCAAGTGGACCACCACCGGGGAGCAGGGAAAACTTACTTACGTTATCGAACAGTTCCGCTGGAATAAATGGGTGAAAGTAGGCGAGGTTGATGGAACAGGAACGGCAGGCCCGAACAATTATACATTTAAAGTAGTGACCCATTCAGGGGAAAATCAATTCCGCGTAAAGCAAGTTGACTATTCCGGCCAGGCACGCACTTCACCTGTTGCAAAATGTACTTCTACCAAAGCACCGATCAAATTCTATCCTGTAAAAGCGAAAGACAAGATCACTTTCGAAGGCGGAGAAACACTCTGGGAAATTTATGATCAGTATGGTACTATCGTCAAAAAAGGATTCGGAAGCTCTATTGACGTTTCCGGTCTTGCAAAAGGAGGATACTTTCTCAATTACGATAACACCACTGCAGAATTTTTCAAACAGTAAAAAATATTGAACCATTGAAGATCCCGCCAAGCGCGGGATTCTTTTTTTAAAAACTTTTCATGAAGAAGATCGAACACATCGGGATAGCTGTAAAGAAAATAAAAGAGTCGGATCAGTTATTTTCTAAAATATTTTCTTCTGCTCCATATAAAAAAGAAATGGTGGAGAGTGAAGGCGTTACCACATCATTCTTCATGATGGGAGAAAACAAGATCGAATTACTGGAAGCATTGAATGCGGAAAGCCCCATTGCAAAATTCATTGAGAAAAAAGGAGAAGGCATTCATCACATTGCATTTGAAGTGGACGACATACGGACCGAGATGAAACGACTGAAAGCGGAAGGATTCCATTTGCTGAGTGAAGAACCGAAAAAAGGCGCCGACAATAAACTGGTTTGTTTCATTCACCCGAAAAGCTGCGGAGGAGTTCTCATCGAATTGTGCCAGGAGATCAGTTGAAATTTTCTTTTTTCCACCAACTGATAAGATCTTCCCCATCTTTTACCCTTAGAAATTTTGTGTGAATCCCGCATTGTGCCGCACCGGTTACATGTTGTTGTGCGTCATCAATGAAAAGCGTTTCCTCCGCCACGAGTTTATTTGCTTCTAGTACAAATTCAAAAATTTCACGGTCAGGTTTGCGCATGTGGATCTCGCAGGAATAATACCAGCGTTCGAAAAAATTTGTGGGATCGAATGAGAGAAAAGTTTCGTGAACAGGATCAGAAAAAAAACGGGTATGAATTACGTTCGTATTGCTCAGCAGAAAAATCCGGAATTGTTTCCCCGCTTCCTTTAAAAGATCAAGCCGCGCGCGGGGAATTCCGATGAGCATTGCATTCCACGCATGATCGATCTGCTCATCACTTACCCCGCTGCGCAAAAATTTCCGGAGTTCATTCCTGAATTCTTCTTCCGTGATACTTCCTTTATCAAACTCATCAAAAATTCCGGATTGCTTTGCAAAAGTATAATGCTTCTCAAAATCTTTTGCGCCGAGTTCCGCAAATGCCCTGCTGGTGGCCGCGGCATCAAGATCGATTATTACTCCACCCAGATCGAAAATGATATTTTTTATCACGACACGAAAATAATTGAAATCTGCCCGCGACTGAAAAACGTATATTTACTCACCTATGAGAAAGTACCCGGTATTCACCGCTGGCGGACTGATCATCGCACTCGCCGCCGCAACGATTCTTTTTTTTACAAAATTTCATCTTGCTGCTGCTATCATTGCTGCAGTAGGATACTTTGTAGCGATGAAAGACTTCTCGAAGTTCACCGGAAGATTTCAGTTTTTCACGCAGTTGTATGCGGGCGCTATCGCAGGAGTTGCTTTCGATTTTCCGATCGATCATTTTCCTTTCCTGCTTTTCACCATGATGTTTGCCACATTCGCCACATTCGGCCGCATCATGTTCTTCCGGTTCTTCGCATACACCGGTAAAACGTGGTTTGAACTTGTGCTGATGTTTCTCGCCGTAGGATGTCATCTCGCCGGAAATATTCTCGGGCACAGTGATATTTCCGGTTGGCTGCTGCCCGCGCCTGCTATTATTTTCGGCGGCATCATTACCTGGGGAATTGTGAAAGATAAAAGACAACTTCTCGCTTCCACGATGAAGGGATACAAAATTGCGATCGGATCACCAGCGCCGGTTTTTTCTCTTGAGGATCAGAACGGAGAAATGGTGAGTCTTTCTGATTTTGCAAATGAAAAAAATCTGCTCATCATATTTGTCCGCGGCGATTGGTGTCCCGGTTGTCACATGATGTTGCGCACGTACCAGAAAGAAAGCGAACGCTTCAAAGGAAAAAATATTTTCGTGCTCTCGATCGGGCCCGATCCGGTGGGTGTGAATCGTGAAATGGTGGAACGGCTCGGCCTCGATTTCAAAGTGCTCGCCGACGAAGGACAGAAGACGGCGATGAAATACGGCGTGCAGTTGCAGGAATACGATAATGCATTCGCAGAAAAATACAACGAAGGAATTCCTTTGCCCGCATCTTTTCTTGTCGATAAAAAAGGGATCGTTCAGTATGTTTCGCGGCCCGATAAAGTAGGTGAGTTCCTTAATCCGTCACTCATCTTTCCTATTGTGGATAAAATGAATTAAGTTTCGGAAATGTATAATCTTCTCACAGCAATTTCTTTTTTGCTGGCGGCACTTTCACCGGCGCTTTTCCATTCGGGGTGGAATGTTCCGCTCTGGATCATTCCCATTCCTGCGTTCATCGGCTGGATAGTTGGACTTATGCTCGTGAAAAAAATTACATTGCCCGTGCATTCGGCAGCAAATATTTCTGCGTTACTCTCTTACGGTTATTCCATCGATTGTGTTTGTAAAACTTTTCCGTTCATTCTCACGGCTCTCCTGCTCATTGGTTGTACTTATTTCATTCGGGGACTATTCATAACATCTCTTGGCTATGTAAAGGCAAAATGGCTGGAGCCCGTTTTACTTTTCTCCGGGTTGAGTTTGTACATTTTTACCAATATTCATTTTGGTGCAGGGCAATGGATGGGATGGGTCTTTCCGCTCCCCATTATTTTCTTCAGTCTTGTCGGTGCTGTTGCTGGAATAAAAGAAAGTAAAGCTTTTGCAGATGGCGCAAAAAGAGAACTGGGTGTGAAGATCGGATCTCCCGCCCCTGATTTCAGTTTGAACGACGAGAATGGAAATGAAGTAAAACTTTCTGAATTCAGGGATCTTCATCCGGCGCTCCTGCTTTTTGTTCGCGGCGACTGGTGCCCTACGTGTCACATCATGTTGCGTACGTATGAAAAGAACAGCGACCAGTTCAGGAAAAGAAATGTGATGATACTCGCCATCGGTCCCGATCCGAAAGGAACCAATAAAGAAATGGTGGAGAAATTAAGTTTGTCGTACCGCATTCTTTCCGATGACAAACAGGAGGCGCTGAAATTATTCGGCATACAATATCTTGAACCGATCATGGGACAGCAATATGAAGTGGGTTCCCCATTGCCCGCATCGATTCTTCTCGACAAGAAAGGAATTGTACAATTCATTTGTCGTTCCGATCGCGCCGGAGAATTTCTGAACCCGATGCAGATCTTTTCCGTACTTGAAAATTTAAACTGATGCTTACAGGACTCATAATCGCCGCAGTGATCGCACTTGGAGCAGGAATATTTGCTTCAGTGAATTTTCTTTCGATGAAGAAAATGAAATCACAGTACGACGGCTTTCACAAAAAGATCAGCAATTACCAGAGCATCATCGACCAGGCAAACGATGCAATGATTGTTATTGATATTGTTGACGGAAGAATTCACCAATCCAATCCGAGTGCATCGGTATTGCTCGGCTATTCGCAGAAAGAACTCGAAAAAAAATCATTGTTCGATCTTCATCCCAAAGAGTATCTCGAAAAAAGTTCAACTATTGTTGCTGATGTCTGGGAAAAAGGCGGACTCATTTACAAGGATATTCCATTCATCACCAGGAGTGGCGATATTCTCCCGGTGGAATGCAGCGCTAAAGTTGCGCCATTCGCGGGCAGGCCTGCAATCGTCATTTACGCGCGCGACATACGCGAACGTCTTCGTCTCGAATCGGAAGTGCAGAATCAGAGAGAGATCATTGAACAGAAAAACAAAGACATTACCGACAGTATCAACTACGCGAAAAGAATTCAGACTGCGATTCTTCCTACGGAAGAGGAAATGCAGACCGTAGCGCCGGATCATTTTGTTTTTTATCGCCCGAAAGATATTGTGAGCGGCGATCTTTATTGGGCAAGTGCGGTGACCACTACTCCTTCAGAGGGAAATGGAAAACGTTTGTCCATCATTGCAGCGCTCGATTGCACCGGCCACGGAGTTCCCGGCGCTTTCATGAGTATAGTCGGGCACACGATACTCGAACAAACCATTACTGAGCCGGGCGTAAATAATCCGGCTGCTGCGCTCGATTATCTCAACCAAGGTGTGATTAAAACACTGAAGCAAAAAGCGACGGATGATTTTTCTATCAAAGACGGAATGGACATTGCTTTGTGTGCGATCGATTTTACGGAAATGAAAATGCAATTCGCCGGTGCGAATAACCCGGTGTACATTATTCAGAATGGGAACCTGCTGCAGGTTGCCGGCGATAAACAACCAATAGGCGCGTATCTGAAAAATCCACGACCGTTCACCAACCACGATGTGAATCTTTCCAAAGGCGATTGCGTTTATATTTTCACCGATGGAATTCCTGATCAGTTTGGAGGACCGAAAGGGAAAAAATTCAAATACCGGCAACTCCAGGAATTGCTACTGAGAATTCACCGCTTGCCAATGAAAGAACAACGCGAAGCGCTCGTTCGCGAGGTAGATCAGTGGATGAATTATAAAATGACCACTGGTGGAACGTATGAGCAGACCGATGATATGCTCATCATTGGTATCCGTGTTTCATGAATGATTTTCTGTATTACGGACATCGCATCTGAAAACGAAATTGTAATTTGCGTTCCCGATTTTTACGCCAATGAAAATTTCTCCGGCAATATTATTCTTCCTGTTTTTTTTCCTGTTCTCTTGTTCCGGAAATGACGGGAATAAAAACAAAACCGATTCTTCTTCAGCGAATAAGCAGGCGATGAAATATCCTCTCACAAAAAATATTGATTCGCTGAAATATTATCTTCCATTGACCGGCCGCGATACCGATCGCGTGAATGTGATGAATGGATTGGCCTGGCAATATTGCAGGAGGGATCCGGATACGGCGATTACTATTGAAAGAAATTCACTTTCACTTGCCACGCAACTTGATTTCAAAACCGGGATTGCCCGTGCAGAACACAACATCGGGTATGCACTCTCGCTCAAGGGCGATTACGACAGCGCGATCACGTACGTGAATGAAGCGCAGCAATTATTCATCAGCACAGGTTTCATTAACGGGCAACTTTCTGCAAACAATACGCTCGGTGGAATTTATGATCAGCGCGGAGAATATGACAAAGCGATTGATTGTTATTTCAAAGCAGAAGAGATCGCAGAAAAAATGAACAACCTGAATGGCCAGATGGCCTGCCTGAGTAACATAGGCCTCATCTATACTTCGAAGGGAAATTATAATCAGGCACTCGGTTATTTCCGAAAATGTCTTTTATTGACAAAAGGAAAAAATAAAAGCATTGCCACCACGTGTCTTGTTAATCTCGGTGACGTGTTCGGACGAATGGGTATTTACGATTCGGCTTTGTTTTACAACAATGAAGCGCTTGCGAATAAAACAGCAGCGGGCGACAAGAACGGAATGTCCACGTGTTACCTGAATAATGCGCAGGTGTATGTGATGCTCAATGATCTTGCAAAAGCGCAGGAGAATAATGCCAAAGCGTACGAATTGGAAACGGAGACCGGCGATCAGCGCGGAAGTGCGATTACACTCATCAGCATGGCCCAGGTGGAAAAGAAAAAAGGAAATAGCGCTGCCGCCTTGAATGATCTGCAGAGATCGGAACAGATCGCGCACAACATCGGATCGCAGGATGTGTTGTTGAGTGTGTACGATGAACTCTCGCATGTGTATGCAGCGAAAGGCGATTACAGGAATGCGTACGAGTCACATTTGGTTTTCTCGCAGATCAATGATTCTGTTCTTGGCGAAAAAAGCGACAAGAATATTTCGGAATTGCAGACGAAATTCGAGACGGTGAAAAAAGATAAAGCGATCGCAGAACTCACAAAAGACAAAACCATCAGCGATGCATTAATCGAGAAAAAAAATAATGAAGCGAAAAGAAGATTCCAGTTGTTAATGTTTGCGCTCGCGGTGCTGGTGTTCGTGATCGGATTCGCGATTTTTATTTTCTTCAGCCTGCGAAGAAATCAGCGGCTCAACAGGATTCTCGGGCAGAAAAATGCATTGATCGAGGAAAAAAATAAATCCATCACCGACAGCATAAATTATGCGAGGAGAATCCAGCGCGCCATGCTCACTTCAGAATCCTACCTCCAAAAATTTCTTCCGGAGTTTTTTATTTTCAACCGGCCTAAAGATATTGTGAGCGGCGATTTTTATTGGGCGGTTTATTTGAACGGAAAATTATTTTTCATGACGGCCGATTGTACAGGGCATGGGGTTCCCGGCGCTTTCATGTCGCTCAT
This portion of the Bacteroidota bacterium genome encodes:
- the mce gene encoding methylmalonyl-CoA epimerase, whose amino-acid sequence is MKKIEHIGIAVKKIKESDQLFSKIFSSAPYKKEMVESEGVTTSFFMMGENKIELLEALNAESPIAKFIEKKGEGIHHIAFEVDDIRTEMKRLKAEGFHLLSEEPKKGADNKLVCFIHPKSCGGVLIELCQEIS
- a CDS encoding HAD family phosphatase — its product is MIKNIIFDLGGVIIDLDAAATSRAFAELGAKDFEKHYTFAKQSGIFDEFDKGSITEEEFRNELRKFLRSGVSDEQIDHAWNAMLIGIPRARLDLLKEAGKQFRIFLLSNTNVIHTRFFSDPVHETFLSFDPTNFFERWYYSCEIHMRKPDREIFEFVLEANKLVAEETLFIDDAQQHVTGAAQCGIHTKFLRVKDGEDLISWWKKENFN
- a CDS encoding redoxin domain-containing protein; the encoded protein is MRKYPVFTAGGLIIALAAATILFFTKFHLAAAIIAAVGYFVAMKDFSKFTGRFQFFTQLYAGAIAGVAFDFPIDHFPFLLFTMMFATFATFGRIMFFRFFAYTGKTWFELVLMFLAVGCHLAGNILGHSDISGWLLPAPAIIFGGIITWGIVKDKRQLLASTMKGYKIAIGSPAPVFSLEDQNGEMVSLSDFANEKNLLIIFVRGDWCPGCHMMLRTYQKESERFKGKNIFVLSIGPDPVGVNREMVERLGLDFKVLADEGQKTAMKYGVQLQEYDNAFAEKYNEGIPLPASFLVDKKGIVQYVSRPDKVGEFLNPSLIFPIVDKMN
- a CDS encoding redoxin domain-containing protein; the encoded protein is MYNLLTAISFLLAALSPALFHSGWNVPLWIIPIPAFIGWIVGLMLVKKITLPVHSAANISALLSYGYSIDCVCKTFPFILTALLLIGCTYFIRGLFITSLGYVKAKWLEPVLLFSGLSLYIFTNIHFGAGQWMGWVFPLPIIFFSLVGAVAGIKESKAFADGAKRELGVKIGSPAPDFSLNDENGNEVKLSEFRDLHPALLLFVRGDWCPTCHIMLRTYEKNSDQFRKRNVMILAIGPDPKGTNKEMVEKLSLSYRILSDDKQEALKLFGIQYLEPIMGQQYEVGSPLPASILLDKKGIVQFICRSDRAGEFLNPMQIFSVLENLN
- a CDS encoding SpoIIE family protein phosphatase, with protein sequence MLTGLIIAAVIALGAGIFASVNFLSMKKMKSQYDGFHKKISNYQSIIDQANDAMIVIDIVDGRIHQSNPSASVLLGYSQKELEKKSLFDLHPKEYLEKSSTIVADVWEKGGLIYKDIPFITRSGDILPVECSAKVAPFAGRPAIVIYARDIRERLRLESEVQNQREIIEQKNKDITDSINYAKRIQTAILPTEEEMQTVAPDHFVFYRPKDIVSGDLYWASAVTTTPSEGNGKRLSIIAALDCTGHGVPGAFMSIVGHTILEQTITEPGVNNPAAALDYLNQGVIKTLKQKATDDFSIKDGMDIALCAIDFTEMKMQFAGANNPVYIIQNGNLLQVAGDKQPIGAYLKNPRPFTNHDVNLSKGDCVYIFTDGIPDQFGGPKGKKFKYRQLQELLLRIHRLPMKEQREALVREVDQWMNYKMTTGGTYEQTDDMLIIGIRVS
- a CDS encoding tetratricopeptide repeat protein, producing MKISPAILFFLFFFLFSCSGNDGNKNKTDSSSANKQAMKYPLTKNIDSLKYYLPLTGRDTDRVNVMNGLAWQYCRRDPDTAITIERNSLSLATQLDFKTGIARAEHNIGYALSLKGDYDSAITYVNEAQQLFISTGFINGQLSANNTLGGIYDQRGEYDKAIDCYFKAEEIAEKMNNLNGQMACLSNIGLIYTSKGNYNQALGYFRKCLLLTKGKNKSIATTCLVNLGDVFGRMGIYDSALFYNNEALANKTAAGDKNGMSTCYLNNAQVYVMLNDLAKAQENNAKAYELETETGDQRGSAITLISMAQVEKKKGNSAAALNDLQRSEQIAHNIGSQDVLLSVYDELSHVYAAKGDYRNAYESHLVFSQINDSVLGEKSDKNISELQTKFETVKKDKAIAELTKDKTISDALIEKKNNEAKRRFQLLMFALAVLVFVIGFAIFIFFSLRRNQRLNRILGQKNALIEEKNKSITDSINYARRIQRAMLTSESYLQKFLPEFFIFNRPKDIVSGDFYWAVYLNGKLFFMTADCTGHGVPGAFMSLIGVSFLNEIVIEKNITDPGKILDQLRDEIIHALNPEENEMQDDGSSVMDGMDCVLCVYDLKEMELHYAAANNPLWIVRNGMINVYAANKMPVGKYEGEKETFGTGKVKLVKGDTVFTFTDGFADQFGGPQGKKFKYKQLGNLLSANANLPMPGQKKILEHTFENWKSYLEQVDDVLVIGVKV